The Solibacillus sp. FSL W7-1464 genome contains a region encoding:
- a CDS encoding PSP1 domain-containing protein yields the protein MYNVVGVRFKKAGKIYYFDPAAYILEVGEYVIVETARGIEYGKVVVPMRQVGENDVVLPLKQVVRPADERDRFQVEENTIESKRAFELANTKIVEHSLDMKLVDVEYTFDRNKIIFYFTAEGRVDFRELVKDLASVFRTRIELRQIGVRDEAKLLGGIGPCGRMLCCSTFLGDFEPVSIKMAKDQNLSLNPTKISGLCGRLMCCLKYENDDYEIAKEGMPDIGDLSMTPEGEGKVVGLNVLERLIQVYLTKQERMVEYTLEELMQYEKNLI from the coding sequence TTGTATAATGTAGTCGGAGTTCGCTTTAAAAAAGCGGGTAAAATATATTATTTTGATCCAGCCGCTTATATTTTGGAAGTTGGCGAATATGTAATCGTAGAAACTGCGCGGGGAATTGAATATGGCAAAGTAGTTGTGCCAATGCGCCAAGTCGGCGAGAATGACGTTGTTTTACCATTAAAACAAGTAGTTCGACCAGCCGATGAACGTGATCGTTTCCAGGTAGAAGAAAATACAATTGAGTCAAAACGTGCTTTTGAGTTAGCGAATACGAAAATTGTTGAGCATTCGTTGGATATGAAGCTCGTTGACGTTGAATATACATTTGATCGCAATAAAATTATTTTTTATTTTACAGCAGAAGGACGTGTAGATTTCCGGGAATTAGTAAAGGATTTAGCTAGTGTGTTCCGTACGCGAATCGAGCTGCGTCAAATTGGTGTTCGCGATGAAGCTAAACTGCTCGGTGGAATTGGTCCATGTGGAAGAATGCTTTGCTGTTCGACATTTTTAGGCGATTTTGAGCCTGTGTCGATTAAAATGGCAAAGGACCAGAATTTATCGCTGAATCCGACAAAAATCTCCGGTTTATGCGGACGTTTAATGTGTTGTCTAAAATACGAAAATGATGATTATGAAATTGCAAAAGAAGGTATGCCGGACATCGGTGATTTATCAATGACACCAGAAGGCGAAGGCAAAGTCGTCGGATTAAATGTATTAGAGCGACTCATTCAAGTATATTTGACTAAGCAGGAGCGTATGGTTGAATATACGCTTGAAGAGCTTATGCAATATGAGAAAAATCTGATATAG
- the yabA gene encoding DNA replication initiation control protein YabA: protein MKDRNFLDTVMEFEQQLESMQQQFSALKQFVAHMMEEHQTLQTENLHLRTRLEELLANEATASKRVEELKKEPVDIGEGYDNLARLYNEGFHVCHVHFGSSRKGEDCLFCLSFLNKQNG from the coding sequence GTGAAGGACCGTAATTTTTTGGATACTGTTATGGAGTTCGAACAACAGCTTGAATCAATGCAACAGCAATTTAGCGCACTTAAGCAATTTGTTGCGCATATGATGGAGGAGCATCAGACGCTTCAAACAGAAAACCTTCACCTACGTACGCGCTTGGAAGAACTATTAGCGAATGAAGCAACTGCAAGTAAACGAGTGGAAGAGCTGAAAAAAGAACCAGTAGATATTGGCGAAGGTTACGATAATTTAGCAAGGCTTTATAATGAAGGCTTCCACGTATGTCATGTACATTTTGGAAGCTCGCGTAAAGGTGAAGATTGTTTGTTCTGTCTATCATTTTTAAATAAACAAAATGGTTAA
- a CDS encoding tRNA1(Val) (adenine(37)-N6)-methyltransferase produces MEQWLKDDERLDYLLAEDLRIIQSPSVFSFSLDAVLLARFVQIPKNKGHIIDLCSGNGVIPLFLSARTNAKITGVELQPRLHDMATRSIAYNNLTQQIDMQLGDVKDAPGTLGIEKYDVVTCNPPYFLAHELSEKNISEHYAIARHELYLTLDEAIEATSRLLKQGGKAAFVHRPGRLLDIVSAMRANRLEPKRIQFVYPKRGKEANTLLIEAIKDGKPDLKVLPPLYVYEDNNEYTPEVRALLYGDGN; encoded by the coding sequence GTGGAGCAATGGTTGAAGGATGATGAACGATTAGATTATTTACTGGCGGAAGATTTAAGAATTATTCAAAGCCCATCCGTCTTTTCGTTTTCATTGGATGCAGTATTATTGGCGCGATTTGTACAAATCCCGAAAAATAAAGGACATATTATTGATTTATGTTCAGGAAATGGGGTAATCCCATTGTTTCTGAGTGCACGGACAAATGCAAAAATTACAGGTGTAGAATTACAGCCACGCCTGCATGATATGGCAACACGCAGTATTGCATACAATAATTTGACGCAACAAATCGACATGCAGCTTGGTGACGTGAAAGATGCGCCTGGAACACTTGGTATTGAAAAGTACGATGTTGTCACATGCAATCCTCCTTATTTTTTGGCGCATGAGTTAAGTGAAAAAAATATAAGCGAGCACTATGCGATTGCGAGACATGAGCTGTATTTAACGCTTGATGAGGCAATCGAAGCAACAAGTCGTCTATTAAAACAAGGCGGAAAGGCAGCCTTTGTACACAGACCAGGCAGGCTTTTGGATATTGTCAGTGCAATGCGCGCAAACCGGCTGGAGCCAAAGCGCATACAGTTTGTCTATCCAAAACGCGGGAAAGAGGCAAATACATTACTGATTGAAGCAATTAAAGACGGCAAGCCGGATTTAAAAGTGTTGCCTCCATTATACGTGTATGAGGATAACAATGAGTATACGCCAGAAGTGAGGGCACTTTTATATGGAGATGGAAACTAA
- a CDS encoding GIY-YIG nuclease family protein, giving the protein MEMETKHYFYVLECRDESLYAGYTNNLEKRIAAHNAGKGAKYTRARIPVTCIYFETFETKQQAMSAEYAFKQLKRPQKIKYIRSATDELTKK; this is encoded by the coding sequence ATGGAGATGGAAACTAAGCATTACTTTTATGTATTAGAGTGTCGTGATGAATCACTATATGCTGGCTATACGAATAATTTAGAGAAGCGAATTGCAGCACATAATGCAGGTAAAGGGGCAAAATATACACGGGCACGCATTCCGGTAACGTGTATCTATTTTGAAACATTTGAAACAAAACAGCAGGCAATGTCCGCTGAATATGCATTTAAACAATTAAAACGTCCCCAAAAAATAAAGTATATAAGGAGTGCTACAGATGAACTCACAAAAAAGTAG